The following are encoded together in the Candidatus Methylomirabilota bacterium genome:
- a CDS encoding luciferase family protein → MSPRFRGMGRGRRTRRTLSRGGAGPAQPLNDALGRWPGVKITPMFGRWGYFVGARLFACFPLRAKQRDLWLRLSPEDQARALRDGRFRPHRRFARRGWVELDVAGPAELGLALPWLRRAWALASHEPEPTSEA, encoded by the coding sequence ATGAGCCCGCGGTTCCGCGGCATGGGACGGGGGCGGCGGACCCGCCGCACCTTGAGCCGGGGTGGCGCCGGCCCGGCCCAACCGCTCAACGACGCGCTCGGCCGCTGGCCCGGCGTCAAGATCACGCCGATGTTCGGCCGCTGGGGCTACTTCGTGGGCGCCCGACTGTTCGCCTGTTTTCCTCTGCGGGCCAAGCAGCGCGACCTGTGGCTCCGGCTCAGCCCGGAGGATCAGGCCCGCGCGCTCCGCGACGGGCGCTTCCGGCCCCACCGGCGCTTCGCGCGCCGGGGCTGGGTGGAGCTGGACGTGGCCGGGCCCGCCGAGCTCGGCTTGGCGTTGCCCTGGCTCCGCCGGGCCTGGGCCCTGGCCTCGCACGAGCCGGAGCCGACGAGCGAAGCCTGA